Proteins from a genomic interval of Gossypium hirsutum isolate 1008001.06 chromosome A09, Gossypium_hirsutum_v2.1, whole genome shotgun sequence:
- the LOC107890305 gene encoding uncharacterized protein: protein MSFWGLMFKSKTAPFSPYINTKKLEKEKAFPFYFFSKISEDSLKPSPPLLNSIVEPIFGSRGPPPSTTIHGGQNSKRVRRGQRKGAGGGSVLQAVAEVKRLAWQRT, encoded by the exons atgtcgttttggggcttaatgTTTAagtccaaaacggcgccgtttagtccctatataaataccaaaaaactGGAGAAAGAAAAAGCatttcccttttatttcttttcaaaaatttcagaGGATTCTTTGAAACCCTCTCCTCCTCTCCTGAATTCGATCGTCGAACCAATCTTCGGTAGCCGTGGTCCGCCGCCGTCGACCACCATACACGGCGGTCAGAACTCCAAaag GGTTAGACGTGGTCAACGGAAGGGAGCAGGTGGAGGAAGCGTGCTACAGGCGGTGGCAGAGGTCAAAAGACTGGCATGGCAGAGGACTTAG